From the genome of Salmonella enterica subsp. houtenae serovar Houten:
TTGCCCTAACAGGTGTGAGAGATCTCTTACAAGGTCTGTAGGAGATCGCCAGGATATCAGAGAATACTTAGTTCCATTTTTCCCATATAAATTTATATAAATCAATATATTAAAATATTGTTGTGCATTTTTATATGAAAATTTACTTAAGGTATCGTCTGTAAGTGTCTTGTAAGATAAGGTGAAACAGGCGATTCTATCTTCGTCGACAGGAAGTCGTAGAACGAAGCGAACGTCAGGATGATGGCGCTTCAGCAGGACAGGCCAGGATGGTGTTACAAGGAAAGGCTTCAGGATGAAGCAAAGTGGAAAGCGCAGGATGCGTTAAAGGACACCTCCAAGAGGGAGAATGAGAGCCGATCAGGATGTTCGGCGGGTCTGGATGACCAGGGACGCTTCAGGATAAAGCTATCACATCGGGGCGATGTGGGCAGGATGCAAACGTTCAGGATGAGCAGGCCGCAAGGTCACAGGAAAAGTTGTCACGGATGAGCAGGGAGCACGAAAAGTAGCTGGAATGCTGCGAAACGAACCGGGAGCACTGTTTATACAGTGCTCCCTTTTTTTTGTTATTCTTCGCGCCAGATTTTCATCATTGAGGTTTTTAACATGACGACTCATGACCGTGTACGTCAGCAGTTACATGCGCTTGAAACGCTGCTGCGCGAGCATCGCCACTGGCGGCTGGATGCGCCGCAGGCGCACCTGTTTACCAGCACGCAGCCGTTTTATATGGATACCATGGAACCGCTGGAATGGCTGCAATGGGTATTGATCCCGCGTATGCATGCCCTACTTGATAATGCGCAGCCGCTGCCTGAGGCGTTTGCCGTTGCCCCTTATTATGAAATGGCGCTGGCGGCGGATCATCCGCAGCGGGAAGCGATCCTGGCGGTTTTGCAGGATCTGGATGCGCTATTCATCCGCGATAAATCCTGATGCTGGAAATTCTCTATCAGGATTCGTGGCTGGTTGCCGTGAATAAACCCTCCGGCTGGCTTGTTCACCGGAGCTGGCTGGATCGCGACGAAAAAGTGGTGGTTATGCAAACGGTGCGCGACCAAATCGGCCAGCATGTTTTTACCGCCCACCGTCTTGACAGACCCACGTCGGGCGTACTGTTGATGGGGCTATCCAGCGAAGCGGGACGCCGCCTGGCGCAGCAGTTTGAGCAACACCACATCCGTAAACGCTACCATGCCATTGTGCGCGGTTGGCTGATGGATGACGCGGTACTGGATTATCCGCTGGTGGAAGAACGCGATAAAATTGCCGATAAGTTCGCGCGCGAGGATAAAGCGCCCCAGCCGGCCATAACGCAGTATCGCGGGCTGGCGACGGTCGAAATGGCGGTGCCGACAGGGCGTTATCCCACGACGCGCTATGGTCTGGTTGAGCTGGAACCGAAAACGGGACGCAAACATCAGCTCCGTCGTCATCTGGCGCATCTGCGCCATCCTATTATCGGCGACAGTAAACACGGCGATTTGCGGCAAAACCGCAGCGCGGCGGAACATTTTGACTGTCGTCGCCTGATGCTTCACGCCAGCCAGCTTGAACTGACGCACCCCTTTACCGGACAGCCGTTGATTATTCAGGCCGGGCTGGATGAAACCTGGATGCAG
Proteins encoded in this window:
- the yqcC gene encoding Domain of uncharacterised function, DUF446, which translates into the protein MTTHDRVRQQLHALETLLREHRHWRLDAPQAHLFTSTQPFYMDTMEPLEWLQWVLIPRMHALLDNAQPLPEAFAVAPYYEMALAADHPQREAILAVLQDLDALFIRDKS
- the yqcB gene encoding RNA pseudouridylate synthase; amino-acid sequence: MLEILYQDSWLVAVNKPSGWLVHRSWLDRDEKVVVMQTVRDQIGQHVFTAHRLDRPTSGVLLMGLSSEAGRRLAQQFEQHHIRKRYHAIVRGWLMDDAVLDYPLVEERDKIADKFAREDKAPQPAITQYRGLATVEMAVPTGRYPTTRYGLVELEPKTGRKHQLRRHLAHLRHPIIGDSKHGDLRQNRSAAEHFDCRRLMLHASQLELTHPFTGQPLIIQAGLDETWMQALTQFGWRGLLPDNERVEFTTASRQDESHQT